The Pectobacterium parmentieri genome segment TTCTGGCGCCAGGAATCGGCGAAATCATCGGGGGTTCACAGCGTGAAGAGCGTCTGGCGCAGCTAGATAGCCGTCTGGAAGAGATGGGGCTGAATAAAGAAGACTACTGGTGGTATCGTGATTTACGTCGTTACGGCACCATTCCCCATTCCGGTTTCGGTTTAGGTTTTGAACGACTGATTGCCTATGTTACCGGTGTACAAAATGTGCGCGATGTAATCCCTTTCCCACGCACGCCACGGAACGCTAGTTTCTAAATAAATATTTAATATAAGTAAAACAAATATGTAGAAAAGAAGAGTCGGGCTTCCCGGCTCTTTTTTTTTAATTTTTGTTATGTCACAAAAAGTTCCCTGAATTTTACATTTAGAAACACATTATTTCCATTTGTTACTCGATTGCGAAGTTTGTAGCATCTTTAGGGTGGATTAACGAGCGTGCGAATGAAAAACTGCGTTCAGACACAGGAAGACACCAAACTTTCAGGAATAGTTCCCTAAAGAATTATTTATGGCAGTGGCAGGTGTCTAAATAACACCAATGAGGGTAATAATGATGAAACGCAACATTCTTGCAGTAGTAATCCCAGCTCTGTTAGTCGCAGGCGCAGCCAACGCAGCAGAAATTTATAATAAAGACGGCAACAAGCTGGATCTGACTGGTAAAATCACAGGCTTGCACTACTTCTCTGACGACCACGGCAATGACGGCGATCAAACCTACGCTCGTTTGGGCTTCAAAGGCGAAACTCAGATTTCTAGCGAGTTAACTGGTTATGGCCGTTTTGAATATCAGTTCAATGGTTATAAAGACGAGAGCCAAGGTTCTGCTGGCCCGAACGCAGATAAGACTCGTTATGCGTTTGTTGGTTTAAAATTTGCTGATGCTGGTTCATTGGACTACGGTCGTAACCTAGGTATCGCATATGACGCACTGGCTTGGACCGATGTTCTGCCTGAGTTCGGTGGTGATTCCAGCTACACTGATAACCTGACTGGCCGTAGCACTGGTGTTCTGACCTATCGTAACAAAAATTTCTTCGGCTTAGTTGATGGCTGGGATTTCGGCCTGCAATATCTTGGTAAAAATGACAACGGCAGCATTAATGAAAGAAGCAGTACTGAAAAACAAAACGGCGATGGCTGGGGTGTTTCTTCTTCTTACACCTCTGATATCGGTGTAGGCGTTGTCGCTTCTTACGCTAAATATGACCGTACTAACAACCAAAATGGCTACGGTGCTAATGCCGCACGTACTGGCAACACCGGTGGTGAAGCAGATGCTTGGGCAACTGGCCTGAAATATGATGCTAACAACATTTATGTTGCGGCAACTTATGGCGAGTACCGCAACCTAACAATCGTTAAACCGAAAGCAGGTGCTGTTAACGGCATAGGTAACTTCTACGCTGACCAAACTAAAGTTTTTGAAGCTGTTGCTCAATACAACTTCGACTTCGGTCTGACTCCATCTCTGGCTTACGTTTCTGCTAAAGCCAAAGACGATACCAGCGTTGTTAAAACCAACGATTACGTAACAAAATACGTCAGCGTTGGCGCTACTTACTCTTTCAACAAAAACATGTCTACCTATGTTGATTATCAAATCAACCTGTTGAAAGATGAGAACGCGTATAGACTGAATACCGACGATACCGTTGCTCTTGGCCTGACTTATCAGTTCTAAGTTGTTGCCGCATAACGTAACGAGTTAATCGTTCGTATTGCAGGAAAAGACAGAGCTTCGGCTCTGTCTTTTTTATTGCGTGTAGGATAGCGCCCAGTTGTCGTAAGCAACGCTGAAAAACGCACACCGTGTTTTTGTTTCTGCTTTGCGCCAATTATTCTCACCTAACCAGTCTTTTATTTCGTCTCTCTCCTTCTCCCTGTTATTTCCCTTTCTTTTTGACATCAACGGTTGGCAAAGCCTTTTACTGACGGTACTCTGAGAATTCTTATTTCATCTCAGTTATGGAACATTCTGGCAATGTTTGAAAATATCTCTGCCGCACCGGCCGATCCTATTCTCGGGCTGACCGATCTTTTCCGCGCCGATGACCGTGCGAATAAAATCAATCTGGGTATTGGTGTCTATAAAGATGAAACCGGTAAAACTCCGGTTCTGACCAGCGTAAAAAAAGCAGAACACTATCTGCTGGAAAATGAAACCACCAAAAACTATCTGGGCATTGACGGTTTGCCAGCATTCGGTCAGTGCACGCAGGAACTGCTGTTTGGCAAGCAGAATGCCATCATTGCCGACAAACGTGCTCGTACAGCACAAACCCCAGGCGGAACCGGTGCTTTACGTGTAGCGGCAGATTTCATTGCAAATCAGACGTCGGCAAAACGCATTTGGATCAGCAACCCAACCTGGCCAAATCACAATAATGTGTTCTCTGCCGTCGGTTTAGAAATTTGCCAATATGACTACTACGATGCAGCAAACCATGCGCTGGATTTTGATGGCCTGCTGAACAGCCTGAATGCCGCACAAGCAGGTGACGTAGTGCTGTTCCACGGCTGTTGCCATAACCCAACCGGTATCGATCCTACCGCTGAGCAGTGGGCTAAACTGGCAGAGCTATCGGTAGCAAAAGGCTGGCTGCCGCTGTTTGACTTCGCCTATCAAGGCTTTGCCCGTGGGCTAGAAGAAGATGCGGAAGGTCTGCGCATCTTTGCCGCACTCCACGATGAACTGATCGTATGCAGTTCGTACTCTAAAAACTTCGGTTTGTACAATGAGCGTGTCGGTGCCTGTACGTTGGTTGCCGCAGATGCCGCAACGGCAGACAAAGCATTCAGCCAAGTGAAAGCCGCTATTCGTGCCAACTACTCTAACCCACCGTCACACGGCGCAACCGTTGTTGCTACCATCTTGAGTAACGACGCGCTGAAGGCCATTTGGGTACAGGAACTGACGGCGATGCGTGAACGCATTCAGCGTATGCGTCAGTTGTTCGTCAATACGTTGCAGGAAAAAGGCGCACAGCAGGATTTCTCCTTCATCATCAACCAGAATGGGATGTTCTCATTCAGCGGCTTGACCAAGGAACAGGTTCTGCGTCTGCGTGACGAATTCGGCGTTTACGCGGTGAACTCTGGCCGTGTCAACGTTGCAGGGATGACACCAGAGAACATGGCACCGCTCTGCGAAGCGATTGTTGCCGTACTCTGATTGCCGATCGTTTTGCGATCAAAAAAAGCCGACATTCTGTGTCGGCTTTTTCATTTCTGCTCTTTTACTCACAGAAAAGCTGAATGCGACAAATTACCAAATTGCGGCATCTTCGCGCAGGAAAGGATTGGTTTTACGCTCATGTCCTAGTGTCGACATTGGACCATGCCCCGGAATAAACGTCACGTCGTCACCCAGCGGCAGCAGCTTATTCTTGATGGACGCGATCAACGCCTGATGATCGCCTTGAGGGAAATCAGTACGCCCTACGCCACCGTTGAAAATCACATCGCCAACCTGTGCCAGCCGTGATTCAGCATCAAAGAAAACAATGTGGCCCGGTGTATGACCAGGACAATGGAAAACCGCCAGTGTCGTCTCCCCGACGCTGACCTCATCACCTTCCTGCAGCCAGCGTGATGGTGTCAGCGGCGCGCACTCTTCCAAGCCAAACATCCGGCTCTGTGCAGGTAAACCTTCCAGCCAGAAAGCATCTTCAATCTGCGGGCCAATAATCGGCACCTGATAGTGCTCCGCCAGTTCTGCTGCTGCACCGACGTGATCCAGATGACCATGCGTCAACAGAATCTGTTTAACCAAAATCCCTGCATCTGCGACGGCATGTTTGATTTTTTCAGCGTCCCCACCGGGATCGACAATTGCTGCCTCATTGGTTTTTTCACACCATAACAATGTGCAGTTCTGGCTAAATGCCGTCACCGGGACGATTTGATATTTCATATCACTCCATGTTGAATAAACTAAACGACCCGCAATGTCGCCGCGAGCCGTATCAAAAAAGTGTAGTGCTGCTATAGCAGATTACCAGGTGCGGACCGGACCGGTATCGATGTGAACGAAATCACTGCGCGGATAGTAGCCAACCCCGCCAGCACGCATTTTAGTGGCAGCTTTACGAATATTGGCCAGTTGGACACCTTCGATATGGAAATCCATCGCTTGCCCTTTTGTGTGGTAGCTCTGCTTTGCCACACCTCGGCTATGTGCGCGTAATTCGTTATTGGTATCTATTGCACGATAACCGGAAATCAGTTGCACGGGTTTATTGGTTCCCAACATGACCTGTAAACGATAGAGCTGATCGAAAAGCTGCGGATCAATCATTTTGACTTTATTGGCACGATAATCGCGGAAAAAGTGATTCAGGCGGGAAAGTTCTGATTTGTTATACCGTTTACCATCAAAGAATTCCGTTTTCAGCCGCTCTCCGGTATTCAGGTTATCTAGCGTCAAAATTCGTGGTCGGGGGGTAGATAACGTTGCAAATGCCTGACCGGGAAGCAGTGCGATGCCCAATGCGGCACCACCCAGTGCAAGCCACTTACGGCGATGATTGTCAATGTGATCCATAGAACAAGTATCCTGGCTAAAAGAACGGTATAAAAGCGGTACAAAACGCACCGCCTTGAACCTTAACTGCCAGAGAAAAGTGAGTCAACCCGCTTTGCTGAGAGGTTTGCGGGAGATCGCATCGATCCCCCGCAAAATAATAAAACCCCTATACCGCTAATGCCCGTATTTTCAATACTTACAGAAGCAACAGCCCTGCTTTGGGGAGCACTTTCGCCCCTGCTCGGGCAGTATCATCATAATTGTAAATATCTGTTCGGAATTGCGGCTTGCCATCATCAGCCACCCACGCGGTCAGGTAATAGAGATTAACCGGTATGCGATGTTTCATTGAAACAAAGGTGGTATTTCCCTGATCTAACGTAGAAGAGATGCGGCTATTATTCCAGCCCGCATCCTGTAGCAACATGCTAGCCAGTTCCGATGCCTTATTGACCCGCACACAACCGGAACTCAGCGCCCGGATATCTCGCTGAAACAGATTATGATTCGGCGTGTCATGCAGATAAATTGCTTCCGAATTAGGCATATTAAATTTATAGCGCCCCAATGAATTATTTGCGCCAGGGGCCTGACGCAGACGATAAGGGAAGCGCTCTGCAGACACCCCTTGCCACTCGATCATTGAAGGGTCAATCGCCTCTGCATCCTGACTCCAGCCAGACAACACCGTATAGCCATGACGCTGCAGATAGCCAGGATCGCGCACGACTTTAGGAATGATATCCTGCCGAGTCAGCGTAGTGGGGACATTCCACGGCGGATTGACCACGACGTTATACAGTGAACTGCTCATTAGCGGTGTCTTGCGTTTCGGTTGCCCGACAATGACGCGCGACGATAAACGCTCAGCGCCATCCTGATAATAGATCAGTGAGTAATTGGGGATATTCACCATAATACCGGTATGAACATTATCCGGTACCAGGCGCAAACGCTGGATATTCAATGCCAGCAGCGTCGCACGCATTTGCGGAGAAACATTGAGCCAATCGCGCGTGCGCTTACCAATCACGCCATCACCTTCCAGCCCCTGCCAATGCTGGAAGCGTTTAACCGCCTCAACCAACTCGCCCGAGTAGCGATCGTCTGCATTAGCCACACCATTGTCGACAGGCGTTTGCTCAGTTAGCGGCGTGGTGGTTGCAGCGACATTTTCATTAAAAAGCGTGATGCTTTCCGTCAACGACAACATGCCAGTACGTTGCAGAATTTCACGCAACGCCACCAGCTCGCGGCTCTGTTGTTCCGGGCGTAGAGATTCGGCCAAATTCAGGCTCGGCCACGGGCGATTGTCCGTCAGCATCGTCTTCAATGCTTCATGCATTTTGGCGTATTGCGAATGCGAAGGCGTCAGCGAGGCAACATAGGCTGCGCTGGTGCCGGAATTTACGGCCTGTTGCCATTGGGAAACGATATTGACTGCGGGCGATTGCAGGCGATAAGGCACGCTGCTATACAACCAGTTGTTACCGTTGCGTTCTACACCAGAGACGAACTGCAAATAACCCAACATTGCGTCCGATAACACAATATCACGCGCAAATCCGGTTAATTGAGGATCGGTCAGCCAACTTACCCACGTAGTGAATTGCGGTTGTACGCCCGCTATTGCCAATTCGGCAAGTTGCTGCTGAAACTGTTGAACCGCGCGATTATCTGCCCACATCGGTTGCATCTGGTGTTGAGCATAAAGCGAGGATAAATCCGCTAGATAATGTACTGTCATACCGTGCGGTAGCGCAGACAAAAGCCCTACACGGCTATTTTCTACAGAAACGACACCTGCGGGTACCACCGTAGGCGCTGCTGCCAGCACCGAAAACGAAGGGGACAGGCTTCCAACCCAAAGGCAACCCACGCGCAACAACAATCTGACCATTTTTCGCTTATGTAACAACAACATCCATTTATCCCCTGTACTCATTAGCCACTGTGCTTTCACGACAATCCACATTGAACATGGAAATAACAAACTGAATTGCTCACATACCGTCACACTGGCGTAAACGCATTTTCCATTGTAAAAAACGATAACGCGTGAAATATGAACATTTTTTATATAGCGCCCGTTATTACGGTACGCAGCATTACAACGAGCAACCGCGAATCCTTCAACGGCCAGCAATCGTCTTACCGTCAGTATATAAAGAGAAAAATATTTTTGCTTCTTCTTCTGGGTATTATCTTACGCGTTTGATGAACCTATTCGCCGCCAGCATTCTCTTTACGTAAAAATAAAGCCGCTTAAAAAAGCGGCTTTATGATTATAGAGGAAAATAATCCAAGGTTTATCGCTACGACGCTTGCTCTTGCGTCTCTGGCGTTTCTGTTCCGAACCCACGTAACCCAACAACATGGACATGCTCGTTGTTCTGGTAAACTTTACGCACCAGCTTATAAGTGGTTCCCTTCTCGGGGCTGATATTCTCTGGAGCCGCGATGACTAACTGCATTTCCAGCCGATCGCAGAGCTCGAATAGCGTGGCGATCGATTTAGCATCCAGACGCGCCGCCTCATCGAGGAAGAGTAGACGACACGGAATAATATCTTTACCACGCAGACGCTTAGATTCTTCTTCCCAGCTCTGAACCACCATGACCAGAATCGACATCCCAGTACCAATCGCTTCCCCGGTAGACAGTGCCCCACTTTCCGCCCGCAGCCAACCATCCGCGCCACGGTTAACCTCAACTTCCATTTCAAGATAGTTGCGGTAATCCAGCAGTTCTTCGCCGATAGTTTGCGGTGTGCGCTGCCCCATATCAATTTCAGGGTTCAGGCGTTGATACAGTTTTGCCAGCGCTTCCGAGAAGGTCAGACGATTGCTGTTAAACAGATCCTGATGCATTTCCTGCTGTTCGGACAACACATTGAGAAGCGTGGTATGCGTTTCACGCACGTTAACGTTGAGCCGAACGCTCTTAACCTGACCAAACGCGACCGCTTGCAACCCTTGGTTCAGCATCCGAATACGGTTCTGCTCACGCTGGATCGTTTTACGAATGATATTTGCCACGCTGCGCGAGCTGATAGCCAGCATCTGCTCACGCGCCGTCAGCTCTTCCGTCAGACGGTTAAGCTCGATTTCCATCTGTTCAATTGCTTCTACCGGGTCATCGGTACGGATAATATCCTGACGGATACGCTCGCGCAGGTGCTGGTAAACGGCGATGTAGAACTGGATCTTACGTTCTGGTCGCTTCGGATCTTCCGAAAGCCGCAGCACATCGCGCAGATGTTCATTATCCGCCACCGCCAGACGCAGCGCACCCAGCGCTTTATCCGACATGGAACGCAGTTCATCACCTTCCATGTAAGCCAGTTCACGGCGGTGCAGACGACGCTCAACGCCATTGTCTTTCACCAAACGCATAACCGCGCACCAGCCAGCTTTCGCTGTGACAACCTGCTCACGCATCTGGTGGTAATCACGCTCCAGCTTGCGTAATTTCTTCTGCAAACTGTCCATTTCCGCTTCACAGAACGTAATCTGTTTTTCCAACTGATTACGCCGCGAGCGATTGGAGCTTAATGCGGCATGCAGCTCATCACGGCGCTGACGGGCACGCGCTTCGGCGTCAGCATCCGCACGCACTCCGATATCCTGCAACTCCTGCGTCAGCTCCTTCAGCATGTCCTGTTTGGCGTCATAAGAACTTTTCAGCGATGCCTGAACCTGACTATATTGTGTCAGTTGTGTCTGATGCTGACGCAGTTGTTCACGTGCTTTTGCCCGTTCAGCCTCAGCCTGTTCCAGGCGCTGGCGCAGCTTGTCATTCAGGCCAGCGTTTTCACCCAACATCCCGGCGGAATCAGCATAGCTGAAGTGTGCACGGCGTTGCACAACCTCAGTCAGCGCAAATGCCTGTTGTTTTGCCTGCCGCTGCGCGTTCTGTGCTTGGGTATAATCTTCCTGTAACTGCTCATGCTGCTGTGGATCGCTTTGCAAGACAGAAATCAACGGTTCCAGCTTTGCCAGAGTTGCCCCGTGCTGCTGAATGAAACGGGCCGACTCTTCGGTTTCATCCAGCTCCGCGCGAATCTCTTCCACGCGATCCTGCAACGTCTCATCGCACAGCAGGCTAATACGCGGAATCAGTTTATTCAACTGCGCACTCGCCTCTTTTGCCTGCTCGTACTGCTGGCGCTGCTGCTGGTTCTCACCGTCAAAACTGGCCATCGCCCGATCCAGTTCGCCACGGCGGGAACTGAGCTTACGAATTTCCGCTTCGGGATCTTCATCGAAAACGACAGCCAGATGCGTACCGATGAATCGACTGAAAGATTGGTGTAAGCGCTGCGTTTTCTGCACGTCAAATGACAGCGTTGCGTACTGCTCTGCCAGCGCTTCACGCTCATCACGCAGGCCTTCCAGACGCATTTCCCGCGCGGCACGACCAAACAGCGGCACATCAGGGAAGCGAGAATAACGCCACTGACGCTCCGCGACTTTCACCACGACGGCACGTTCCAGTTCGTCAACGGCAAACACGCTGTCATCAAACGACTGCGGATCGCCTTCGATCAGATACAAATCCTCTGGGCAGTCTTCCAGACCGGCAAGCTGATCGCGTACCAGAGAAAGATCGGGCACCACTATCGCATGGCGTGACGGGCCATAAAGCGCCGAGAAGTACGGCGCATCATCCAGCGTTACATCATCATAAATTTCAGATAGCAGCACGCCACCAAAACGTTCCGCCAGCGCGTTCAGGCGCGGGTCTTCTGAGCCGCCGGGCTGGCTGAGTCGCTCAACCTGCGCTTCGATTTGACGTTTGCGGGCGGCGATATCATCGCGCTCAACCGTCGTTTCGCGTTCACGCTCCAGCAAATGCTGCATGAAGGCCGTCACCTGACGGCTATCTTCAAACGTTTCGCCGCTTTGCTCGCTCAGTTGCGTCAACATTTCCTGTGCGGCCAGCCAGACTGGCGCACGCGTCGTCAGCTTCTGAATTCTCTGCAGGGTTTGCTCAAGCTCCTGACGCAACGCCATGCGGCGTTCACCGGCTTCCGCTACTAGCGATGACAGCGTATCGATGCGGGCATCCAGCTCTTGCTGGAGTGATTCCAGTTCTTCCGGTTGATAATCCTGACCATTGCGCTTGCTGAAATCCTGCAATAACCGCTCGGCATCCTGCTGCTCACGCAGGCGCTGCTCCAACTCAGACAAACGCATCCGCAGCGGCTGTACCCGCTCCGCCTGATAGCGTTGTGAAGCGCTGTCGCGCAACAGGTCGCGCGCGACCTGCCAGGCTTCGTTGCGATTGATCGCACCAGCAATTTTACTCACTAACTGATAGGCTTCTTCAAACTGACCGTGCGCCGCATCTGCCACGCTCAGTTTCTGCTCCAGCATCAGCAGAATGTCTGTCGCTTCCTGCTCTTTCGCGTGATAGCTGTCCAGCCACTCATCTGCGTTATCTGCCGTGAGATCCGATAGCTGGCACAGCGTGCGGGCACGTTCCAATGCTTGCTGAGCCTGTTGATACTGAATGGCCCGCGTTTGCTGTACGTCCAGCGCCTGCTGATAATCGGCAAGCTGACTTTTCAGCTCATCCACTTCCAATTCGGCAGCATCGGCACGTTCTTCGTTTCCCGCCTGCTGTTCTCGCGCTTCTTCTACCACTTCGTTCTGTTCTTCGAGGCGATAGCTCAATTCTTCCAGATCGGCGTTATAGCGCTCGATTTTTTCCTGCTGGCGCATCGCTGTCTGCACCAGATTCAAGTGATCGCTGGCTGCCTGATAATCCGTTTCCAGATCGCCTTCAGCCCCGTTCTGTTCCGCCAGTTCCCGCGCCATTTCCACATGGCGATATTGCTCACTCGACAGTTGCTTACGGCTGGAGAACAGGTCGCGGCGCAACTCCAGTGCCCCATCCAAATGGATGCGGCGCTCATTGGCGTGCCGCATGTAGTCAGCGGCAACATAGGAAGTCGCTTCGGAAATCAGGTGCTTGAACAGATCGCGATCGGACTGGGTAACGCGAATCGCTTCCAGCGTCATGCGGTTTTCACGCAGCGCCGCTTCCATATCCTGAAACGCCTTACGCACGCCGCTGTTTTCCGGCAGCAGATAGTCACGCAGTGAGCGGGTAATCGCGCTGGAAATACCGCCATATAGCGAAGCTTCAATCAGGCGATAAAACTTGCTGCGGTCGGAAGCAGAACGCAAGCGCCTGGGCACCACGCCCAAATCAAACATCAGCGAGTGATAATCGGTGATGGAGTTAAATTGCTTAAACTGAACACCTTCCATCTCCTCGACGCGATCTTTCAACTCCTGCAACGAAAGCACACGCGCCTGACGATCGCCGACCACCTGCGTCAGAATTTGCGTCGGCTGGATAGCGGTTGGCAATCCCTGAATAGTAAATGGTTTGATATCGACTTTACGGTCACGTCCCGCAACCTGCTGGAGACGAACGCCAACCAGCACGCGCTGATGGCGTGAGTTCACGACATCCAGCGTGGAATAGCAGACGCCCGCGCGCAATTTACCGTGCAGGCCTTTATCGCGTGAACCACTGGTGGCACCCGCTTCGGTCGTGTTTCTGAAGTGCAGCAACGTCAAGTCAGGGATCAGCGCCGTAATAAAAGCGGCCATCGTGGTGGATTTCCCGGCACCGTTACCGCCAGATAACGTGGTAACCAGTTCATCCAAATCGAAGGTGCGGGCGAAAAAGCCGTTCCAGTTGACCAGCGTTAGTGAGCGAAATTTACCGCGTTCAATCATTCCTGTTCATCCTCAACACTTAAAGCCTGCCCCAGTAGGAATGGGATAAGCTCTTATTCATCCTCGCCCGTTTCTGGCGCGATATCATCGGTGCGATCGTTATCGTCGCTGTCATCTTTCAGCGACAAACTACCTTCAACAGGCATCGCTTCACCATCGCGAATCATGCGTAGCTGTGCTTCACGGGCATCATCTCCGCTGCGCACATCCGCCCCGAAGCGGAATACCGACTCGGTAATTCTGAATTTGCTGCTGTCATTACCCATAAAGTAGATCATGCCTAACCGACGTAAACGGTTAAGCGAGGTTCTGACTTTTTCCTGCAACTTTTGACGATCCAAATCGGAACCGGTGGAACGCTGGTTAACCAGCTTCAGCAGCTTGCTTTCATCCGCCAGACTCAGCAACTCTTCATAAAGCTCCTGCTGGCTGAAAATGCCTTCGTGCGCCAGGCGTTCTGGGCTCAGATAGAGATAACAGAGAATTTTCCCTACCATCATATCTAGCTCAGATAGCACCGAGCGCGGGATTAGCGTGCTGGAGCGCGGGCGCAGATAGAAAAACCCTTCCGGCGCGCGGATCAGTTCCACGCTGTAACGGCTGTAGAACTCCTCTAGCACTTCTTGGAAATCCATCAAAAATATATGATTTTCCAGTTCTTCAATACCAATATGGCGCCCGGCGCGTAATTGGCTGTCCAGCGCAGGAAAGAGGTTATTCGACAGCGCGGTTGCCAGCTTTACTGGCATAAATTGTTCAATATTTGTCGATGACATGGGCCTGCACCTTGGCTCCGTAATCATTGATTGCCTGCCACAATGCTGGCAACCCGGAGAAATCTGTTTCGGCTACGCCCAGACGTACCGCCTGGTCGACCACGATTCGGGCAACATCAAAATGCCGCGAGCGAGGATGCTGCTTGAGGTATTCACGCATCACTTCACTCAAATCCAGCGGAATCTGTTGCGCTTTATATTTATGCAGCGCCTGCTCGACCAGCGCGATCAGTTGCTCACGCATTTCACTAAACTCTTCGTATTCCAGCTCCGGTGGCAGTTCACCGGTCACTTCTTCACTACGCAGCGTCAGCTCTTCATCACGCATATCCAACAGGCGATCCGCGTTGGCGAACGTCAGCGCCCAAGGGCTATCGAAATAGCTCTGCACCGATTGACGCAGGCGCTGGGCAAAGACGCGGTTTTTATCCATATCAATCGCGGTACGGATAAACTTGTGTACGTGGCGGTCGTAACCAATCCACAGATCTATCGTCTGCTGTCCCCAGCTCACAATACGATCGAGTTTGTTTTGCAGATCAAACACCAGCTTGTCGACAAGCTCCAGATTATGCGGGTTATTCATGATCGCATCCTGAATGCTCAACAGGCTCGTCTGCAATTTGTCGCCTGCAGCTTCAAGCGTATCCTGCAATTCACGCAGCGTAGATGACGTTTCTGTCAGCAGTTGTTCACAGTTACTGATCGCCGCTCGCCAGTCCTGATTTAACAGTGCCGCGATATCATCTTTAACCCCCTGCTGCTGCTCATCCATCACCCGCTGCGACAGATCGATACTGTCAAAGATTTCAGCTACGGAATATTTCAGCGGTGCAAACACATTGCGGTGCCAGTGGAACTCATCGCCATCTTCTTCCGCCGCATCAGCCGCACGACTGAGTTCTTGCGCCACAATAGAAAGTTGCATCGAAAGCCGCAGCGTTGAGAACTCACGCTGCCGGATGTAATAATCAGTGATGCCGATCCCCAGAGGCGTCAGACGATAAATCGCATTGCCTTCAGCCTGTTCGCTGGTAAAACGATTAAGCAACCGCTGACGCACCAGATCGTTAATCGCGTTATTGGCGCGGACGGTAATGGTTTCGTTCGTCTGATCAAATCCCTGACTCACATGGCGGAAGGCATCAATCAGTTCACCTTCACTCATTTCAC includes the following:
- the mukB gene encoding chromosome partition protein MukB, which translates into the protein MIERGKFRSLTLVNWNGFFARTFDLDELVTTLSGGNGAGKSTTMAAFITALIPDLTLLHFRNTTEAGATSGSRDKGLHGKLRAGVCYSTLDVVNSRHQRVLVGVRLQQVAGRDRKVDIKPFTIQGLPTAIQPTQILTQVVGDRQARVLSLQELKDRVEEMEGVQFKQFNSITDYHSLMFDLGVVPRRLRSASDRSKFYRLIEASLYGGISSAITRSLRDYLLPENSGVRKAFQDMEAALRENRMTLEAIRVTQSDRDLFKHLISEATSYVAADYMRHANERRIHLDGALELRRDLFSSRKQLSSEQYRHVEMARELAEQNGAEGDLETDYQAASDHLNLVQTAMRQQEKIERYNADLEELSYRLEEQNEVVEEAREQQAGNEERADAAELEVDELKSQLADYQQALDVQQTRAIQYQQAQQALERARTLCQLSDLTADNADEWLDSYHAKEQEATDILLMLEQKLSVADAAHGQFEEAYQLVSKIAGAINRNEAWQVARDLLRDSASQRYQAERVQPLRMRLSELEQRLREQQDAERLLQDFSKRNGQDYQPEELESLQQELDARIDTLSSLVAEAGERRMALRQELEQTLQRIQKLTTRAPVWLAAQEMLTQLSEQSGETFEDSRQVTAFMQHLLERERETTVERDDIAARKRQIEAQVERLSQPGGSEDPRLNALAERFGGVLLSEIYDDVTLDDAPYFSALYGPSRHAIVVPDLSLVRDQLAGLEDCPEDLYLIEGDPQSFDDSVFAVDELERAVVVKVAERQWRYSRFPDVPLFGRAAREMRLEGLRDEREALAEQYATLSFDVQKTQRLHQSFSRFIGTHLAVVFDEDPEAEIRKLSSRRGELDRAMASFDGENQQQRQQYEQAKEASAQLNKLIPRISLLCDETLQDRVEEIRAELDETEESARFIQQHGATLAKLEPLISVLQSDPQQHEQLQEDYTQAQNAQRQAKQQAFALTEVVQRRAHFSYADSAGMLGENAGLNDKLRQRLEQAEAERAKAREQLRQHQTQLTQYSQVQASLKSSYDAKQDMLKELTQELQDIGVRADADAEARARQRRDELHAALSSNRSRRNQLEKQITFCEAEMDSLQKKLRKLERDYHQMREQVVTAKAGWCAVMRLVKDNGVERRLHRRELAYMEGDELRSMSDKALGALRLAVADNEHLRDVLRLSEDPKRPERKIQFYIAVYQHLRERIRQDIIRTDDPVEAIEQMEIELNRLTEELTAREQMLAISSRSVANIIRKTIQREQNRIRMLNQGLQAVAFGQVKSVRLNVNVRETHTTLLNVLSEQQEMHQDLFNSNRLTFSEALAKLYQRLNPEIDMGQRTPQTIGEELLDYRNYLEMEVEVNRGADGWLRAESGALSTGEAIGTGMSILVMVVQSWEEESKRLRGKDIIPCRLLFLDEAARLDAKSIATLFELCDRLEMQLVIAAPENISPEKGTTYKLVRKVYQNNEHVHVVGLRGFGTETPETQEQAS
- the mukE gene encoding chromosome partition protein MukE — protein: MSSTNIEQFMPVKLATALSNNLFPALDSQLRAGRHIGIEELENHIFLMDFQEVLEEFYSRYSVELIRAPEGFFYLRPRSSTLIPRSVLSELDMMVGKILCYLYLSPERLAHEGIFSQQELYEELLSLADESKLLKLVNQRSTGSDLDRQKLQEKVRTSLNRLRRLGMIYFMGNDSSKFRITESVFRFGADVRSGDDAREAQLRMIRDGEAMPVEGSLSLKDDSDDNDRTDDIAPETGEDE
- the mukF gene encoding chromosome partition protein MukF; its protein translation is MSDFSQTVPELVAWARKNDFSISLPTERLAFLMAVATLNGERMDGEMSEGELIDAFRHVSQGFDQTNETITVRANNAINDLVRQRLLNRFTSEQAEGNAIYRLTPLGIGITDYYIRQREFSTLRLSMQLSIVAQELSRAADAAEEDGDEFHWHRNVFAPLKYSVAEIFDSIDLSQRVMDEQQQGVKDDIAALLNQDWRAAISNCEQLLTETSSTLRELQDTLEAAGDKLQTSLLSIQDAIMNNPHNLELVDKLVFDLQNKLDRIVSWGQQTIDLWIGYDRHVHKFIRTAIDMDKNRVFAQRLRQSVQSYFDSPWALTFANADRLLDMRDEELTLRSEEVTGELPPELEYEEFSEMREQLIALVEQALHKYKAQQIPLDLSEVMREYLKQHPRSRHFDVARIVVDQAVRLGVAETDFSGLPALWQAINDYGAKVQAHVIDKY